The Eurosta solidaginis isolate ZX-2024a chromosome 4, ASM4086904v1, whole genome shotgun sequence genome includes a window with the following:
- the LOC137249039 gene encoding uncharacterized protein, with translation MLQQHSKQIEIKQPAQQILNEMPHKQLEQQPKLATNINVFNEKLYTNSSKTSNISAHIKRVNFDLPQIVEGVEGTKNKLGLPPPLHSVNKLSTKASSSSRNVSSSSNKGSRVENIVTSESTSAHQTPVASTSGTSFISALPLEAALQSNKTLTTYRQTSSTYIDASKPLNSLLHTQRGASNYTSLSSNKKSSLHHHYTHSPQKRIVYNGTYPIDLPLQSRFEVLARDYDPEANAESARLKYAHMLNDYDLDECDILDDVAEQDEDDEDFIYDDDDDEDYDEEDDVEDENGNIAEDVERLPNAMEEFITPHERPQLSFLSRLGILKESSIASKSPLVNSGSDENKHHAVWSMQELIANPSIPLNYQKMCHEVEQSLTSFEKYLDSKTLEQRKPTTQKQPVRTFDIDGPVEELDIKKKI, from the coding sequence ATGCTACAACAACACTCAAAGCAAATTGAAATAAAGCAGCCAGCGCAACAAATACTAAATGAAATGCCGCATAAACAGCTAGAACAACAACCAAAGCTTGCAACaaatattaatgtatttaatgaaaaattataTACGAATTCGAGTAAAACTTCGAATATTAGTGCGCACATAAAGCGTGTTAATTTCGATTTGCCACAAATTGTGGAGGGCGTAGAGGGGACAAAAAATAAGCTAGGGCTACCTCCACCTTTACACAGTGTTAATAAATTAAGTACTAAAGCTAGCAGTAGTAGTAGAAATGTTAGTAGTAGCAGTAATAAAGGTAGTAGGGTCGAAAATATAGTGACATCCGAATCCACGAGTGCACACCAAACCCCAGTTGCTTCCACATCAGGCACATCGTTCATCTCAGCATTGCCCTTGGAAGCTGCTCTTCAATCTAATAAAACGCTTACCACCTATCGGCAAACGAGTAGCACATATATTGATGCTTCCAAACCACTTAACTCCCTATTGCACACTCAGCGCGGGGCTTCCAATTATACTAGCTTAAGCAGCAATAAAAAATCATCTCTGCACCACCATTACACGCATTCGCCGCAAAAACGAATCGTTTACAATGGCACTTATCCCATCGATTTGCCATTGCAATCACGTTTCGAGGTATTGGCGCGCGATTACGATCCCGAAGCGAATGCAGAATCAGCGCGTCTTAAATATGCGCATATGCTGAACGATTATGATTTGGATGAATGTGATATATTGGACGATGTAGCGGAACAAGATGAGGATGACGAAGATTTCATTTATGATGACGATGACGATGAGGACTATGACGAAGAAGATGATGTCGAAGATGAGAATGGAAATATTGCTGAAGACGTTGAGCGTCTGCCAAATGCTATGGAAGAATTTATAACGCCACATGAACGACCACAACTTAGTTTTCTAAGCAGAttaggtattttaaaagagtCGAGTATTGCCAGCAAGTCGCCGCTGGTTAATAGCGGGAGTGATGAGAATAAACATCATGCAGTTTGGTCTATGCAGGAGCTAATCGCTAATCCATCTATACCTTTGAACTATCAAAAAATGTGTCATGAAGTTGAGCAAAGTTTGACATCGTTTGAAAAGTACCTGGATTCGAAAACACTTGAACAGCGCAAGCCAACTACGCAGAAGCAGCCAGTGCGTACTTTTGATATCGATGGTCCGGTTGAGGAGCTAGATattaagaagaaaatttaa